One genomic segment of Rhodothermales bacterium includes these proteins:
- a CDS encoding DUF433 domain-containing protein, whose amino-acid sequence MKRADVYHSDPEILGGTPVFTGTRVPIDTLLVYLRKGKRIEDFRDDFPTVSRKQAEALLVLAEQELVAEA is encoded by the coding sequence ATGAAACGAGCCGACGTCTACCACTCCGACCCCGAGATCCTCGGGGGGACGCCCGTTTTCACAGGCACGCGCGTTCCCATCGACACCCTCCTCGTCTACCTCCGCAAGGGGAAGCGGATCGAGGACTTCCGCGACGACTTCCCGACGGTGAGTCGGAAGCAAGCCGAGGCGTTGCTCGTGTTGGCTGAGCAGGAGCTGGTGGCTGAAGCGTGA
- a CDS encoding DUF5615 family PIN-like protein — MIRVLLDENLPRKLKWALDAEVLTVPERGWGGIKNGRLLQLAASEFDVLLTMDRGIEYQQNLSGIDLCLLVL; from the coding sequence GTGATCCGCGTTCTCCTCGACGAAAACCTCCCGCGGAAGCTGAAGTGGGCGCTGGACGCCGAGGTGCTGACGGTCCCGGAGCGCGGGTGGGGCGGAATCAAGAACGGGCGACTGCTCCAATTGGCCGCCTCCGAGTTCGACGTGCTCCTCACGATGGACCGGGGGATAGAGTACCAGCAGAACCTGAGCGGGATCGACCTCTGCTTGCTCGTTCTCTAG
- a CDS encoding HAD family hydrolase: MPLDPTRVRAICFDVDGTLSDTDDQLVGRIAEFLDRLPLMSGKSAKRLARRLVMDAESPVNTVYGLADRLGIDDELAQARNYLDRLKTTEPAPTEHLVVPGIDAMIRTLAAHYPMCAISTGGAERVEDFFVHFGIREPFTALITAQTTERMKPYPDPVLYAAERMGVAPEACVMIGDTVVDILAGKAAGAQTIGVLCGFGTEDELRRDGADRIVDVTTDVVGLLLTAEGVPHSVT, encoded by the coding sequence ATGCCCCTCGATCCCACCCGCGTCCGTGCGATCTGCTTCGACGTGGACGGCACGCTCTCCGATACCGACGATCAGCTCGTCGGGCGGATCGCCGAGTTCCTCGACCGGCTCCCGCTCATGAGCGGGAAGTCGGCGAAGCGGCTCGCGCGGCGGCTCGTGATGGATGCCGAGTCGCCCGTGAACACGGTCTACGGCCTCGCCGACCGCCTCGGCATCGACGACGAACTCGCGCAGGCCCGCAACTACCTCGACCGGCTCAAGACGACGGAGCCCGCGCCGACCGAGCACCTCGTCGTGCCCGGCATCGACGCGATGATTCGGACGCTCGCTGCGCACTACCCGATGTGCGCGATCTCGACGGGCGGCGCCGAGCGTGTGGAGGACTTCTTCGTCCACTTCGGCATCCGCGAGCCGTTCACCGCGCTCATCACCGCGCAGACGACCGAGCGGATGAAGCCCTACCCGGACCCGGTTCTGTACGCGGCCGAGCGGATGGGCGTGGCGCCCGAAGCGTGCGTGATGATCGGCGACACCGTCGTGGACATCCTCGCCGGGAAGGCGGCCGGGGCGCAGACCATCGGCGTGCTCTGCGGGTTCGGGACCGAGGACGAGCTCCGCCGCGACGGCGCCGACCGCATCGTGGACGTGACGACGGACGTAGTCGGCCTCCTCCTCACCGCCGAGGGCGTACCGCACTCGGTGACCTGA
- the ggt gene encoding gamma-glutamyltransferase — protein sequence MTRRLFLLLLPVLLAGCFLFDSQVGVQPVERDARIVADTTDGLSARYGMVVSGHPEASRVGMEVLRNGGNAVDAAVATAFALAVTLPKAGNVGGGGFMVLRFADGTATTLDFRETAPAAATRDMFLDEEGEAVRSRSRTGHLASGVPGSVAGLLHALDAYGTKSRADLLDPAIRLAAEGFRLTEKQAGHFNRYRSDFLAFPSTVRYFVKADSSYFVPSETFVQADLADVLRRIRDEGRDGFYRGRTADLIVAEMQRGGGIITHADLEAYEPVERAPVRGTYRDYRVISMPPPSSGGVALIQLLNAVEPVDLGALGFHTAASMHRMAEAERRVYADRAVWLGDPDFVTVPVEGLLSKAYMRSRMADFNPKRATPSERVTEGTPPGAPAPESTETTHFSVVDAAGNAVSLTTTINDWFGSKVVVDGAGFFLNDEMDDFTAKPGVSNLWGSVTAETNAIAPGKRMLSSMTPTIVEDPDGDLFLVVGSPGGTRIITTVFQTITGLIDFDLTLPEAVAASRFHHQWRPDVLSYETDVTAPDGAPGSGFRPAALDSLEALGWTLDPFGNTGAVSAIHVQPDGNLLGAFDRRRDVTPAGY from the coding sequence ATGACTCGCCGCCTGTTCCTCCTGCTCCTGCCCGTCCTGCTGGCCGGGTGCTTTCTGTTCGACTCGCAGGTCGGCGTGCAGCCGGTCGAGCGCGACGCACGCATCGTCGCGGACACGACCGACGGACTATCGGCGCGGTACGGCATGGTCGTCTCCGGGCATCCCGAGGCGTCGCGGGTGGGGATGGAAGTGTTGCGGAACGGAGGCAACGCCGTCGACGCGGCCGTGGCCACGGCGTTCGCGCTCGCCGTCACGCTCCCGAAGGCGGGGAACGTCGGCGGCGGCGGGTTCATGGTGCTCCGCTTCGCCGACGGCACGGCGACGACGCTCGACTTCCGCGAGACCGCGCCCGCCGCCGCCACGCGCGACATGTTCCTCGACGAAGAGGGCGAAGCAGTGCGGAGCCGGAGCCGGACGGGCCACCTCGCCTCGGGCGTGCCCGGCAGCGTCGCCGGGCTCCTCCATGCGCTCGACGCCTACGGCACGAAGTCCCGCGCGGACCTCCTCGACCCGGCGATCCGCCTCGCCGCCGAGGGCTTCCGCCTCACCGAGAAGCAGGCCGGCCACTTCAACCGCTACCGCTCCGACTTCCTCGCCTTCCCGAGCACGGTCCGCTACTTCGTCAAAGCCGACAGCAGCTACTTCGTCCCGAGCGAGACGTTCGTGCAGGCCGACCTCGCCGACGTGCTCCGCCGCATCCGCGACGAGGGGCGCGACGGGTTCTACCGAGGCCGCACCGCCGACCTCATCGTGGCCGAGATGCAGCGCGGCGGCGGGATCATCACGCACGCCGACCTCGAAGCGTACGAGCCGGTCGAGCGCGCGCCCGTGCGTGGGACGTACCGAGACTACCGCGTGATTTCGATGCCACCGCCGTCGTCGGGCGGCGTCGCGCTCATCCAGCTTCTCAACGCCGTCGAGCCCGTCGACCTCGGCGCGCTCGGCTTCCACACCGCCGCGTCGATGCACCGGATGGCCGAGGCCGAGCGCCGCGTCTACGCCGACCGCGCCGTGTGGCTCGGCGACCCGGACTTCGTGACGGTCCCCGTCGAAGGGTTGCTTTCGAAAGCGTACATGCGGAGCCGGATGGCCGATTTCAACCCGAAGCGCGCGACGCCGAGCGAGCGCGTCACCGAGGGTACGCCGCCCGGCGCACCGGCACCCGAGTCGACAGAGACGACGCACTTCTCCGTCGTCGACGCGGCGGGCAACGCCGTCAGCCTGACGACGACGATCAACGACTGGTTCGGCTCGAAGGTGGTCGTGGACGGCGCGGGCTTCTTCCTCAACGACGAGATGGACGACTTCACGGCGAAGCCCGGCGTGTCGAACCTCTGGGGCAGCGTGACGGCCGAGACGAACGCCATCGCGCCCGGCAAGCGGATGCTCTCGTCGATGACGCCGACGATCGTCGAGGACCCCGACGGCGACCTCTTCCTCGTCGTCGGCTCGCCCGGCGGCACGCGGATCATCACGACGGTCTTCCAGACCATCACCGGGCTTATCGACTTCGACCTCACGCTCCCCGAGGCCGTGGCGGCCTCGCGCTTCCACCACCAGTGGCGGCCCGACGTGCTCAGCTACGAGACCGACGTGACGGCGCCCGACGGCGCGCCCGGCAGCGGATTCCGCCCGGCCGCGCTCGACAGCCTCGAAGCGCTCGGGTGGACGCTCGATCCCTTCGGCAACACCGGCGCCGTCTCGGCCATCCACGTCCAGCCCGACGGCAACCTCCTCGGCGCGTTCGACCGGCGGCGTGACGTGACGCCCGCCGGGTATTAG
- a CDS encoding glycosyltransferase family 4 protein: MRILVHDFAGHPFQVQLSRALARRGHTVLHAYCASLPTTPQAMAVAPDDPDGFEIRGLALPESIDKQAFVKRWRQERAYGRLAAATLRDFLPDVVLSANTPLDAQQSLLKVSREVNARFVFWVQDLIGLAAERLLRAKIPVAGAIVGAHYARMERSLLERSDALVLITDDFRDAVPAIRAHADAHVIPNWAPLDEVPPQPRDNGWAQAQQLPDGLRFVYSGTLGMKHNPALLLGLAERFPEAEVVVISQGAGSEWLRERQATVPNLRLLPFQPFDDLPDVLGAADVLVAVLEPDAGVFSVPSKVLTYLCAGRPLLLAVPPENLAARIVAEHDAGLVAPPTDADAFLTAAEALAIDASRRARLGANARAYAEAHFHIETIADRFEAVLIEPLSPPRPSASHARPAPQR; the protein is encoded by the coding sequence ATGCGCATCCTCGTCCACGACTTCGCCGGTCACCCGTTCCAGGTCCAGCTCAGCCGCGCCCTTGCGCGGCGCGGGCACACCGTCCTCCACGCCTACTGCGCCTCGCTCCCCACGACGCCGCAGGCGATGGCCGTCGCCCCGGACGACCCCGACGGGTTCGAAATCCGCGGCCTCGCGCTGCCCGAATCCATCGACAAGCAGGCCTTCGTCAAGCGCTGGCGGCAGGAGCGGGCCTACGGCCGACTCGCCGCTGCGACGCTGCGCGACTTCCTGCCCGACGTCGTCCTTTCGGCGAACACGCCGCTCGACGCGCAGCAGTCGTTACTTAAAGTATCGCGCGAGGTGAACGCCCGATTCGTCTTCTGGGTGCAAGACTTGATCGGGCTCGCTGCCGAACGACTGTTGCGGGCGAAGATCCCCGTCGCCGGGGCCATCGTGGGCGCGCACTACGCCCGGATGGAGCGGTCGCTGCTAGAGCGGAGCGATGCGCTCGTGCTCATCACCGACGACTTCCGCGACGCCGTCCCCGCCATCCGCGCCCACGCTGACGCGCACGTCATCCCCAACTGGGCCCCGCTCGATGAAGTCCCACCGCAGCCGCGTGACAACGGGTGGGCGCAGGCACAACAGCTTCCCGACGGACTCCGCTTCGTGTACTCCGGCACGCTCGGGATGAAGCACAACCCCGCGCTGCTCCTCGGCCTCGCCGAGCGCTTCCCCGAGGCCGAGGTCGTCGTGATCTCGCAGGGCGCGGGGAGCGAGTGGCTGCGCGAGCGGCAGGCGACGGTGCCCAACCTCCGACTCCTCCCCTTCCAACCGTTCGACGACCTGCCCGACGTGCTCGGCGCGGCGGACGTGCTCGTGGCCGTGCTCGAACCGGACGCCGGGGTGTTCTCCGTCCCGTCGAAGGTGCTAACCTATCTTTGCGCAGGTCGCCCGCTCCTCCTCGCCGTGCCACCCGAGAACCTCGCCGCGCGGATCGTAGCCGAGCATGACGCCGGCCTCGTCGCCCCGCCGACGGACGCCGACGCCTTTCTCACCGCCGCCGAGGCCCTCGCCATCGACGCCTCTCGCCGCGCCCGCCTCGGCGCAAACGCCCGCGCGTACGCCGAGGCTCACTTCCACATCGAGACGATTGCCGACCGCTTCGAGGCCGTGCTGATCGAACCCCTCTCTCCTCCTCGCCCATCTGCTTCCCATGCTCGACCTGCTCCTCAACGCTGA
- the iadA gene encoding beta-aspartyl-peptidase: MLDLLLNADVYAPAPLGRRHLLVGGGTILYVGEERPEVSGPDVRVTDLGGWRLLPGFIDGHAHLTGGGGEAGPQTKVPPVALSAFTSAGVTTAVGVLGTDDLTRTTSELVTRVRALRAEGLSAFCHTGGYHLPPATLTGSVKSDIVHIDCVIGVGEVAISDHRSSQPTLEEIARLASEAHVAGLMTGKAGIVHFHLGDGPRGLDLIRRCLDETEIPARVFNPTHVNRRKALFTEACELTKRGCTIDVTAFPKESDDEWSAGEAVRRYLDLGLPPGKITVSSDGGGCLPKFDADGRVTSMGVGRASELMDALRELLRAGRPLEAVLPAFTSNVATLLRLSSKGRIAAGLDADLVVLDPDAKVHGVMACGTWHVRDGEQVVRGTFE, from the coding sequence ATGCTCGACCTGCTCCTCAACGCTGACGTCTACGCCCCCGCACCCCTCGGCCGGCGGCACCTGCTCGTCGGCGGCGGCACGATCCTCTACGTCGGCGAAGAGCGTCCGGAAGTCAGCGGGCCCGACGTGCGCGTGACCGACCTCGGCGGCTGGCGGCTGCTCCCCGGTTTCATCGACGGCCACGCCCACCTCACCGGCGGCGGCGGTGAGGCCGGGCCGCAGACGAAGGTCCCACCTGTCGCGCTCTCCGCCTTTACCTCCGCCGGCGTTACGACCGCCGTCGGCGTGCTCGGCACCGACGACCTCACGCGGACGACCTCGGAGCTCGTCACGCGCGTGCGCGCCCTCCGCGCCGAGGGACTCTCGGCCTTCTGCCACACCGGCGGCTACCACCTCCCGCCCGCGACGCTCACCGGCTCCGTCAAGAGCGACATCGTACACATCGACTGCGTGATCGGCGTCGGCGAAGTCGCGATCTCGGACCACCGCTCCAGCCAGCCGACGTTGGAGGAGATCGCCCGGCTCGCGAGCGAGGCGCACGTGGCCGGGCTGATGACGGGCAAGGCCGGCATCGTCCACTTCCACCTCGGCGACGGGCCGCGCGGGCTCGACCTCATTCGCCGCTGCCTCGACGAGACGGAGATCCCCGCCCGCGTCTTCAACCCGACACATGTCAACCGCCGGAAGGCGCTCTTCACCGAGGCGTGCGAGCTTACGAAGCGGGGCTGCACGATCGATGTCACGGCATTCCCGAAAGAGAGCGACGACGAGTGGAGCGCGGGCGAGGCCGTTCGCCGCTACCTCGACCTCGGCCTGCCGCCCGGCAAGATCACCGTCTCCTCCGACGGCGGAGGCTGCCTCCCGAAGTTTGACGCGGACGGCCGCGTGACTTCGATGGGCGTCGGCCGCGCAAGCGAGCTGATGGACGCGCTCCGTGAGCTCCTCCGTGCCGGTCGGCCGCTCGAAGCTGTGCTCCCGGCTTTCACGTCGAACGTCGCCACCCTCCTCCGGCTGTCATCGAAGGGCCGCATCGCCGCCGGGCTCGACGCCGACCTCGTCGTGCTCGACCCCGACGCGAAGGTTCACGGCGTGATGGCGTGTGGCACGTGGCACGTCCGCGACGGCGAGCAGGTCGTCCGCGGCACGTTCGAATAA
- a CDS encoding cyanophycinase, whose product MPAHGPDGARRGYVIPIGGAEKKRRKPAILERFVHLCGGDEARIVVLPTASELDDTGPVYVDLFERLGAGSAVSVRIEQRADAARQEYVDETEEATGIFITGGNQLRLSTILGGTPIAQAVRRRNAAGVHVAGTSAGAAIISEHMIAGGFAGATPTPDKVTLAPGLGLTNAFVIDQHFRQRDRLGRLLAALAYNPFMTGIGLDEDTAAFIGPDGVFEVVGSGAVTVVDPSNLAYSSMGTASRGEAVTLIGLNLHILTHGDRYDAASRTATAGS is encoded by the coding sequence ATGCCCGCACACGGACCGGACGGCGCTCGCCGGGGGTACGTCATCCCCATCGGCGGTGCCGAAAAGAAGCGGCGCAAGCCTGCCATCCTCGAACGCTTCGTCCACCTCTGCGGCGGGGACGAGGCCCGGATCGTCGTGCTCCCGACGGCGTCCGAGCTCGACGACACGGGCCCGGTCTACGTCGACCTCTTCGAGCGACTCGGCGCGGGCTCCGCCGTCTCGGTGCGGATCGAGCAACGGGCCGACGCCGCGCGGCAGGAGTACGTCGACGAGACCGAAGAGGCGACGGGGATCTTCATTACCGGCGGCAACCAGCTCCGTCTCTCGACGATCCTCGGGGGCACGCCGATTGCTCAGGCCGTCCGCCGCCGCAACGCCGCCGGCGTCCACGTCGCGGGCACGTCCGCCGGCGCGGCGATCATTTCCGAGCACATGATCGCGGGCGGCTTCGCCGGGGCCACGCCGACGCCCGACAAGGTCACGCTCGCGCCCGGCCTCGGCCTCACGAACGCCTTCGTCATCGACCAGCACTTCCGGCAGCGCGACCGGCTCGGCCGCCTCCTCGCCGCGCTCGCGTACAACCCGTTCATGACTGGCATCGGCCTCGACGAAGACACGGCGGCGTTCATCGGCCCCGACGGCGTGTTCGAGGTCGTCGGCAGCGGGGCCGTCACCGTCGTGGACCCGAGCAACCTCGCGTACTCGTCGATGGGGACGGCGAGCCGGGGCGAAGCCGTCACGCTTATCGGGTTGAACTTGCATATTTTGACCCACGGCGACCGCTACGACGCCGCTTCGCGCACGGCCACGGCGGGTTCGTAG
- the cphA gene encoding cyanophycin synthetase translates to MNVRSTNVYVGPNVYANFPVIRQVIDLGVLEEWPTMRLGRDFVDALVERLPGLQEHGCSYGEPGGFIRRMTEDEGTWIGHVLEHVVIELQHIAGSDVTFGKTRSTGTDGEYWMVFEYKQKDVGLEAARLGRELLLHLLPDDLKQQIDGAADHDFDWDTERDDFIRYAQRREFGPSTQSLVDAAKARDIPWIRLNRYSLVQLGYGKYQKRIQATVTSETRHIAVEVASDKEDTRNILSDLGLPVPKQELVYSEREALRAARRIGGPVVLKPLNANHGRGVSINLTTEDQIRTAFGVASEEGRGSSVLVESFVTGFDHRMLVVNGQLVAVAKRVPGHVVGDGEHTIAELVEIVNADPRRGVGHEKVLTKLQFDEQAERLLEKADYTKETVLPEGETFFLRSTANLSTGGTSIDLTDACHPDNRDMAVRAVQAVGLDVGGVDFLSDDVTRSWREVGGAIVEVNAAPGFRMHVAPSEGTPRDVAGPVMDMLFPPGTPSRVPIAAITGTNGKTTTTRMLAHILKSGGAAVGMTTSDGVYIDGTLTVKGDMTGPTSARMVLRDPTIDTAVLETARGGLLRSGLGFSRCNVGAVLNVAADHLGIKGIDTLDQLAEVKRIVVEVATDCAVLNADDPRCLDMANHTEAEHLCYVTLDPNHALVREHIRSGGHAAVLEKGINGDMITLFEKGAHLPLLWTHLIPATLEGKAIHNVQNALFAAAMAHAMGQSLDQIRHGLRTFSTSYYEAPGRLNVFDEHPFKVILDYAHNPAAVRAMCHTADRMETAGRRVCVLAAPGDRRDEDITEIARIAAPHFDHFVCKRDDSPRGRGPDEVPTLLRDTLLAHGIAADHAEIVIDEQAAIDHALGLAQPGDLVLVFGDNIARSWKQIIQFNPNGRQNGAPAPAASSAHGDGEGESASFTLGEGQQFVRDERGVRLAKDEEAD, encoded by the coding sequence ATGAACGTCCGCTCTACGAACGTCTACGTCGGCCCCAACGTCTACGCCAACTTCCCCGTCATCCGGCAGGTGATCGACCTCGGCGTGCTGGAGGAATGGCCGACGATGCGGCTCGGGCGGGACTTCGTCGACGCCCTCGTCGAGCGACTGCCTGGTCTGCAGGAGCACGGGTGCTCGTACGGTGAGCCCGGCGGGTTCATCCGCCGGATGACTGAGGACGAGGGGACGTGGATAGGCCACGTGCTCGAACACGTCGTCATCGAACTCCAGCACATCGCCGGGAGCGACGTGACGTTCGGGAAGACGCGCTCGACGGGGACCGACGGCGAGTACTGGATGGTGTTCGAGTACAAGCAGAAGGACGTCGGGCTCGAAGCCGCGCGGCTCGGGCGCGAGCTCCTGCTCCACCTCCTGCCCGACGACCTCAAGCAGCAGATCGACGGCGCGGCCGACCATGACTTCGACTGGGACACGGAGCGCGACGACTTCATCCGCTACGCGCAGCGGCGCGAGTTCGGCCCGAGCACGCAGTCGCTCGTCGACGCGGCGAAGGCGCGGGACATCCCGTGGATCCGGCTCAACCGCTACAGTCTCGTCCAGCTCGGCTACGGCAAATACCAGAAGCGTATCCAGGCCACCGTCACGAGTGAGACGCGGCACATCGCCGTCGAGGTAGCCTCGGACAAGGAGGACACGCGGAACATCCTCTCCGACCTCGGCCTGCCCGTCCCGAAGCAGGAGTTGGTTTATTCGGAGCGCGAGGCCCTGCGCGCGGCGCGGCGCATCGGCGGCCCCGTCGTGCTCAAGCCGCTGAATGCGAACCACGGGCGCGGCGTCTCGATCAACCTCACGACCGAGGACCAGATCCGCACGGCGTTCGGCGTGGCGAGCGAGGAAGGCCGCGGCAGCAGCGTGCTCGTCGAGAGCTTCGTCACCGGGTTCGACCACCGGATGCTCGTCGTCAACGGCCAGCTCGTCGCCGTAGCGAAGCGCGTGCCGGGCCACGTCGTCGGAGACGGCGAGCACACGATCGCCGAACTCGTCGAGATCGTCAACGCCGACCCGCGGCGCGGCGTCGGCCACGAGAAGGTGCTCACCAAGTTGCAGTTCGACGAGCAGGCCGAACGGCTCCTCGAGAAGGCTGACTACACGAAGGAGACGGTGCTGCCCGAGGGCGAGACCTTCTTCCTCCGCTCGACGGCGAACCTCTCGACGGGCGGCACCTCGATTGACCTCACCGACGCCTGCCACCCCGACAACCGCGACATGGCCGTCCGCGCCGTGCAGGCCGTCGGGCTCGACGTCGGCGGCGTGGACTTCCTCTCCGACGACGTCACGCGCTCGTGGCGCGAGGTCGGCGGGGCGATCGTCGAGGTCAACGCGGCGCCGGGTTTTCGGATGCACGTCGCCCCGAGCGAGGGGACGCCGCGCGACGTGGCCGGCCCGGTGATGGACATGCTCTTCCCCCCCGGCACGCCGAGCCGCGTCCCGATCGCCGCCATCACCGGCACGAACGGGAAGACGACGACGACGCGGATGCTCGCCCACATCCTCAAGTCCGGCGGCGCCGCCGTCGGGATGACGACCTCCGACGGCGTCTACATCGACGGCACGCTCACGGTGAAGGGCGACATGACGGGGCCGACGAGCGCGCGGATGGTCCTCCGCGACCCGACGATCGACACGGCCGTGCTGGAGACGGCGCGCGGCGGGCTCCTCCGCAGCGGGCTCGGCTTCTCGCGCTGCAACGTCGGCGCCGTGCTCAACGTCGCCGCCGATCACCTCGGGATCAAGGGGATCGACACGCTCGACCAGCTCGCTGAGGTGAAGCGGATCGTCGTCGAGGTCGCCACCGACTGCGCCGTGCTCAACGCCGACGACCCGCGCTGCCTCGACATGGCGAACCACACCGAGGCCGAGCACCTCTGCTACGTAACGCTCGACCCCAACCATGCGCTCGTCCGCGAGCACATCCGCTCGGGCGGCCACGCCGCCGTGCTCGAAAAGGGCATCAACGGCGACATGATCACACTCTTCGAGAAGGGCGCCCACCTCCCCCTCCTCTGGACCCACCTCATCCCGGCGACGCTCGAGGGCAAGGCCATCCACAACGTGCAGAACGCGCTCTTCGCCGCCGCGATGGCGCACGCGATGGGCCAGTCGCTCGACCAGATCCGCCACGGCCTCCGCACGTTCTCGACGAGCTATTATGAAGCGCCCGGGCGCCTCAACGTCTTCGACGAGCACCCGTTCAAAGTCATCCTCGACTACGCCCACAACCCCGCCGCCGTCCGCGCGATGTGCCACACGGCCGACCGGATGGAGACGGCCGGCCGCCGCGTCTGCGTCCTCGCCGCCCCTGGCGACCGCCGCGACGAGGACATCACCGAGATCGCCCGCATCGCCGCGCCGCACTTCGACCACTTCGTCTGCAAGCGCGACGACTCCCCACGCGGGCGCGGCCCCGACGAAGTCCCGACGCTCCTCCGCGACACGCTCCTCGCGCACGGCATCGCCGCCGACCACGCCGAGATCGTGATCGACGAGCAGGCCGCGATCGACCATGCGCTCGGCCTCGCGCAGCCCGGCGACCTCGTGCTCGTTTTCGGCGACAACATCGCGCGGTCGTGGAAGCAGATCATCCAATTCAACCCGAACGGCCGGCAGAACGGCGCGCCCGCCCCTGCAGCAAGCTCAGCGCACGGCGACGGGGAGGGCGAGTCGGCCTCGTTCACGCTCGGCGAGGGGCAGCAGTTCGTCCGCGACGAGCGCGGCGTCCGTCTGGCGAAAGATGAGGAAGCGGACTGA
- a CDS encoding Mur ligase family protein, translated as MTLSFDDSRRLTGPNLFSDRPGAVLQAAVEDVPIDRVVSVWERHARRLLDALGWADSETFSKPFEGGAHLGFTAPYDALYAATEVNEAAWQAAAAALTDADAPDDAATVETLRAAIAAERAPGLLALRSAAAERGLAFLPDDEFVTVGMGTGSRTWPADALPHPSAVDWGALHDVPVGLVTGTNGKSTTVRLVAAIANAAGRTAGQCSTDFVRVGDEVVERGDWSGPGGARAVLRDPRVEVAVLETARGGLLRRGLALDRATAAVVTNVAEDHLGDYGITSLDGLIEAKLIVRRAVERDGLLLLNADDAGLVRWAASYGGALCWFSLDADDPTLAAHRRAGGTVCFVDGGEIVYASDGERTALLPVSDVPLTLGGAARYNVSNALAAVALAFALDLSADAVRTGLRSFRSDAHDNPGRGNVFSIGGARILVDFAHNQHGAAAVAEAARALPAERRLVLLSQPGDRTDREIQRFARAAWGVAPDHIIIAEIPTYLRGRAPGEIPALIDDELHRHGATEEHITHVADPVEGVRLALDWMAPGDLLLLFVLSHRNEVFALLHEAQAHAG; from the coding sequence ATGACGCTCTCCTTCGACGACAGCCGCCGCCTCACCGGGCCGAACCTCTTCTCCGACCGCCCCGGCGCCGTGTTGCAAGCGGCGGTCGAAGACGTGCCCATCGACCGCGTCGTATCCGTATGGGAGCGTCATGCGAGGCGACTCCTCGACGCGCTCGGGTGGGCGGACAGCGAGACGTTCAGCAAGCCGTTCGAGGGCGGCGCGCACCTCGGATTTACAGCGCCCTACGACGCGCTCTACGCCGCGACGGAAGTCAACGAAGCTGCGTGGCAAGCGGCAGCCGCAGCGTTAACTGATGCCGACGCGCCGGACGACGCGGCGACGGTCGAGACGCTGCGCGCGGCCATCGCCGCCGAGCGAGCCCCGGGCCTCCTCGCCCTCCGCAGCGCGGCGGCGGAACGGGGCCTCGCCTTCCTCCCCGACGACGAGTTCGTGACGGTAGGGATGGGCACGGGCAGCAGGACGTGGCCCGCCGATGCCCTCCCCCACCCGAGCGCAGTAGACTGGGGCGCTCTCCACGATGTCCCCGTGGGCCTCGTCACCGGCACCAACGGGAAGTCGACGACGGTCCGGCTCGTCGCGGCAATCGCGAACGCGGCGGGGCGCACGGCGGGGCAGTGCTCGACGGACTTCGTCCGCGTCGGCGACGAAGTCGTGGAGCGTGGCGATTGGTCGGGGCCGGGCGGCGCACGAGCCGTCTTGCGCGACCCGAGGGTCGAGGTCGCCGTGCTCGAAACGGCGCGGGGCGGGCTCTTGCGGCGCGGGCTCGCGCTCGACCGGGCGACGGCCGCCGTCGTGACGAACGTGGCCGAGGACCACCTCGGCGACTACGGCATCACGTCGCTCGACGGGCTCATCGAGGCCAAGCTGATCGTGCGCCGCGCTGTCGAGCGCGACGGCCTCCTCCTCCTCAACGCCGACGACGCCGGCCTCGTCCGCTGGGCCGCGAGCTACGGCGGCGCCCTCTGCTGGTTCAGCCTCGACGCCGACGACCCGACGCTCGCCGCACACCGTCGCGCAGGCGGAACGGTCTGCTTCGTGGACGGCGGCGAGATCGTCTACGCCTCGGACGGCGAACGCACAGCCCTCCTCCCCGTCTCCGACGTGCCGCTCACGCTTGGCGGCGCGGCGCGGTACAACGTCTCGAACGCCCTCGCCGCCGTCGCCCTCGCGTTCGCGCTCGACCTGTCAGCCGATGCGGTTCGCACGGGGCTCCGCTCGTTCCGCAGCGACGCCCACGACAACCCCGGCCGGGGCAACGTCTTCTCGATCGGCGGCGCGCGCATCCTCGTCGACTTCGCTCACAACCAGCATGGCGCAGCGGCCGTCGCCGAGGCCGCCCGCGCGCTCCCTGCCGAGCGCCGCCTCGTCCTCCTCTCGCAGCCCGGCGACCGCACCGACCGCGAGATCCAGCGCTTCGCCCGCGCCGCGTGGGGCGTCGCTCCCGACCACATCATCATCGCCGAGATCCCCACCTACCTGCGGGGCCGCGCGCCCGGCGAGATCCCGGCGCTGATAGACGACGAACTCCATCGCCACGGCGCGACCGAGGAGCACATCACGCATGTCGCCGACCCGGTCGAGGGCGTGCGGCTCGCGCTCGATTGGATGGCGCCCGGCGACCTGCTGCTGCTGTTCGTCCTCAGCCATCGGAACGAGGTCTTCGCGTTGCTCCACGAGGCGCAGGCACACGCGGGCTAA